One genomic segment of Alkalimarinus alittae includes these proteins:
- the rmf gene encoding ribosome modulation factor, protein MRRQKRDTSDRAYKRGYHAGLSGKSKSQCPTETPVAKQQWLSGWRDGRIDNWDGMIGVSGIHKIPGIST, encoded by the coding sequence ATGAGAAGACAAAAACGTGATACTAGCGATCGTGCATACAAGCGCGGTTATCATGCAGGCCTAAGCGGTAAATCAAAGTCACAATGCCCTACAGAAACCCCAGTAGCCAAGCAACAATGGCTGAGTGGATGGCGAGACGGTCGAATCGATAACTGGGACGGCATGATCGGAGTCTCAGGCATTCATAAAATACCTGGTATATCCACGTAA
- a CDS encoding quinone-dependent dihydroorotate dehydrogenase, whose protein sequence is MAYKLFRNLLFQLSPEVAHEASLDLISASERLGLLKPFIKQPLLESVEVMGVRFPNPVGLAAGLDKNGDHIDGLAALGFGSIEIGTVTPRPQAGNPKPRLFRIKEREAIINRMGFNNLGVDYLVENVKNSRFKGVLGINVGKNFDTPVEQASNDYLIGIRKVYPYATYITVNVSSPNTPGLRDLQFGESLKQLLEVIKEEQQKLSIEHGKLVPIAIKIAPDMAGDDVRLVSDAFKQFEVDGVIATNTTISRVGIEGCNHAEEAGGLSGAPLTHASTDLIKALYAELGEEVPIIGVGGIIDGASAADKIEAGAKLVQMYTGFIYHGPSLIAEAAEAIASVKR, encoded by the coding sequence ATGGCTTATAAATTATTCAGAAACCTCCTTTTTCAATTATCACCAGAGGTAGCGCATGAAGCTTCTTTGGATTTGATTAGTGCTTCTGAGCGATTGGGATTGTTGAAGCCATTTATTAAGCAGCCATTACTTGAGTCAGTTGAGGTGATGGGGGTTCGTTTCCCTAATCCTGTAGGTTTAGCGGCAGGGTTAGATAAAAACGGTGACCACATTGATGGTCTGGCTGCATTAGGCTTTGGTTCTATCGAAATTGGTACGGTGACACCTAGGCCGCAGGCAGGAAACCCCAAGCCGCGATTATTTAGAATTAAAGAACGAGAAGCCATCATTAATCGAATGGGGTTTAATAATTTAGGCGTTGATTACCTAGTAGAAAATGTAAAAAACTCACGATTCAAGGGGGTGCTGGGGATTAACGTTGGCAAAAACTTTGATACTCCGGTTGAGCAAGCGTCAAATGATTATTTGATCGGGATTCGGAAAGTGTACCCTTATGCGACCTATATTACCGTGAATGTCTCCTCACCTAATACACCAGGATTGAGAGATCTTCAGTTTGGTGAGTCCTTGAAGCAGTTATTAGAGGTGATAAAGGAAGAACAGCAGAAGCTAAGCATAGAGCACGGAAAGTTAGTCCCTATTGCTATCAAAATTGCCCCTGATATGGCAGGAGATGATGTTAGGCTTGTTTCAGATGCGTTTAAACAATTTGAAGTTGATGGTGTGATCGCAACCAACACAACGATTAGTCGTGTGGGCATAGAAGGTTGTAATCATGCTGAAGAAGCGGGCGGTTTGAGTGGTGCACCGCTAACACATGCGTCTACTGATTTAATTAAAGCGCTATATGCTGAGTTAGGTGAAGAGGTACCAATTATCGGTGTAGGTGGGATTATTGACGGTGCTTCAGCGGCCGATAAAATTGAAGCAGGGGCAAAGTTAGTTCAGATGTATACCGGTTTCATATACCACGGACCGTCGTTAATAGCTGAGGCTGCTGAAGCTATTGCATCTGTAAAACGCTGA
- a CDS encoding PilZ domain-containing protein, which produces MLSEAEKRKRPRMKVSFDVEVRHPLGGVARYQTRDMSDTGMFVVGENANVALKVGEIVRVLIETANFVEPMTMDVRVVRHTVDGKALSFI; this is translated from the coding sequence ATGTTATCAGAAGCTGAAAAAAGAAAACGTCCTAGAATGAAGGTCTCTTTTGATGTGGAAGTTCGACACCCTTTAGGAGGGGTTGCTCGTTATCAAACAAGAGATATGTCAGATACGGGGATGTTTGTTGTGGGTGAAAACGCGAATGTAGCGTTAAAAGTGGGGGAGATTGTTAGGGTATTAATTGAGACTGCGAATTTTGTTGAGCCTATGACGATGGATGTCAGGGTGGTGCGGCATACTGTCGACGGTAAAGCGCTCTCTTTTATTTAA
- a CDS encoding cation diffusion facilitator family transporter, whose product MHNHDIAHQAAHSTQKENSDQFQKEAQRVTLIGMVIDIILGVLKVVFGVVSHSYALVADGLHSFSDALTDILVIAITKYSRLEPDADHPYGHERFETLGTVVLGALLIAVAGAMAWDSVIRLINSTAIEIPTWPALIIATLSIVAKELIYRYTFHIGTLIKSDLIIANAWHSRTDALSSIVVFIGIAGAMSGFSWLDAAAAVVVALMIAKVGWDLSWDSVKELVDTAIPQEEIDELRQFIKQTPGINNVHDLRSRHMGPDIILDLHLQVRSSISVSEGHQIGLKVTKRLKQQYPHIKDVTFHIDAEDDDHNGEHITSASLPLRDEVIRTLKNAWLGTIDIDDNHRINLHYLDNQVSVEIFLDTDEKLPADILKKLSAQTESIDWLGDLTLWYPHK is encoded by the coding sequence ATGCATAATCATGATATAGCTCATCAAGCGGCTCACAGCACCCAAAAAGAAAACTCCGACCAATTTCAAAAAGAAGCTCAACGCGTCACCTTAATAGGCATGGTAATCGATATCATCCTAGGTGTATTGAAGGTGGTCTTTGGTGTTGTCTCCCACTCTTACGCATTGGTCGCAGACGGGCTTCACTCTTTCTCTGATGCATTAACCGATATTTTGGTTATTGCCATTACCAAATACTCACGCTTAGAGCCTGATGCTGACCACCCTTACGGCCATGAGCGATTCGAAACACTAGGCACCGTAGTACTTGGTGCATTATTAATCGCCGTCGCCGGAGCAATGGCTTGGGATAGCGTTATACGCTTAATTAATTCAACCGCAATTGAAATACCTACTTGGCCGGCACTCATCATTGCAACCCTATCAATCGTCGCTAAAGAGTTAATTTACAGATACACCTTTCATATCGGCACGCTAATTAAATCAGACTTAATAATTGCGAATGCCTGGCATAGCCGAACTGACGCATTGTCGTCAATTGTCGTATTTATTGGTATTGCTGGGGCAATGAGCGGTTTTTCTTGGCTAGATGCCGCCGCTGCGGTTGTCGTCGCACTTATGATTGCAAAAGTTGGTTGGGATTTATCCTGGGATAGCGTCAAAGAATTAGTTGATACTGCGATACCTCAAGAAGAAATAGACGAGTTACGCCAATTTATTAAGCAAACCCCCGGCATCAATAACGTTCACGATTTAAGAAGCCGTCACATGGGACCCGATATTATTCTCGACCTACATCTACAGGTTCGTTCATCAATTAGCGTATCTGAAGGCCATCAAATCGGCTTAAAAGTAACCAAACGATTAAAGCAACAGTATCCTCACATAAAAGATGTGACATTTCACATTGATGCAGAAGACGACGACCATAACGGCGAGCACATTACGTCTGCCTCTTTACCTTTACGAGATGAAGTCATTCGTACCTTAAAAAACGCGTGGCTAGGCACTATTGATATTGATGATAACCATAGAATTAATCTGCACTATCTAGACAACCAGGTATCTGTAGAGATTTTCTTAGACACAGACGAAAAGCTACCTGCTGATATTCTAAAGAAATTAAGCGCCCAAACAGAGTCAATTGATTGGCTTGGGGACTTAACATTGTGGTACCCCCATAAGTAG